ATTGAAAGCTACCTGCAAAACAAATGCCCTGTTGAAATAAGTTCCACGTGTAACCATCGATGATTCATCTATTTGAGGTGGAAAAGGGAAGCAGGAGGTGGCAAGCAGCTTGGAAAGTCTTTGTGAAGAAATTGATATGAGGCGGTGTGAACCAAACGCCCAACGTGAGGTAAGGATGACCGGGGGATGAAAGTTGGCAGGGAGCTTACCACTGTATACGATAAAAGTCGCCGCCCACAACCTTCTTATTGGAGGAAGGAAGACGGTTATCGACGTGGATCTTAAGTTCACATCTTTAACatatacataatgttatatatatatatatatatatatatatatatatatatatatataaacacatacagAAACACACACATCATGCACACATTAGTACATATATTTGTATTAGGAGTCTCTAAAGAATGTCTCCTTGTGTCCATGCCTAGATGTTAAGTTTGTAATGAAGTTATATTTTAACTTTAGATGTTGGTAATGGTAGTTACTAATGTTTTATGACCTTACACAATATTGACTTGTTTATTTATTTGGTTTGTTTAACATATTTAAGCGTGTCAGGGTTTCCGCCAAGAAAGAGATACTTATGAATTTTTTGACTGACCTGGTAGAAGGAATgtcaaccctttgaccggctGACATACTGGTTTTTGGATAGGTTGGAGCGAAACACATTTATGTGGAccttacaggggtatcccctctcgtaGGCTTGAGGGCTTGGGGTTTACAGGCGGGACATACTGCTTTAAAAGTTGCTACATGCAAAGTCAAAAAACATGAATCCTGCTTGGAAAATCAACACATGTTCATACCATTTATATTTGATAGGTTTGGTTTTCTTGTGTTGGATGTGAAGAAACTTCTTAATACAGTATAATAGATAATGCATAACAATGTTACATTTTTAGATCTACGGatatagttttcaaaataatttattttatcatACAAAATGTTTAGCGACGATGTTTGTTGCCCATTTGACTTTTCACTCATTATATCAATGTGATcacttttttatttataaaacaaaactaaTCATAAAGCAATAAAAAAATTCTGCATCCATTATATTTCGTACCACGTACGCCTATTAAATATAAGTGGAATGTCCTATTAATTAGCCAGATCCAATTATAATGCAACTTACAATGAAATATTCTAGAACACATTGAACAAAACTTACATAATAATAACTAGTTTCGGTATCCGTCAACATataacaaccaaaagttcatatTCAACTATATTGTATACTTTCTTTGCATTAAATCCATTGAGTATCTAATCCAACGGTATCAGATGTTGCTCTCATTCGTTAAAATTGAATGTTGAAGTCTTATTTGTGCAATATTTAAAATTATAAGTAGTTTATGAATATAGTAAATTTGACCTTACAAATTAAATAGGTTATTGTCATAcgtcaaattaaacaattatttttatattaCTTATTTTAAAACACTAATTTCATGTTTGTGATGTAGCTGGAATAGCTCAGTTGGTTAGAGCGTGTGGCTGTTAACCACAAGGTCGGAGGTTCAAGCCCTCCTTCTAGCGATATTTaatcatttttattttgtttctaaaatgaagaaaagaaaaaaacttaAAGTTAAAAACGTGAGCGGCAGGATTCGAACCTGCGCGGGCAAAGCCCACATGATTTCTAGTCATGCCCGATAACCACTCCGGCACGCTCACATTATGATTAATTGTTACTAATTCTATTAACACTTTTActagttatttattttatttattattttttttatatatataacagtTATTTTTATATATTGCTTTTATAGCTAACTATGTTAATTGTTCAGCTGTGGATCTAATTTTCATCAGTTTATGCTTTTTATGATTTATATCTTATATTGGTTATATGATTGGGCAATTGAGAAACCAGCATCTTGCAGTCTTAATGATATGGTGATTTTATATCATTATCACatgtaaaaaatatttaaataatttatttatttatcattcaAAATTGTTATTCACAAAGTTTCCATTTTAATTCAACATTAATTTCTGATATAAGAGTAGAACACTAATTTTATGTCATTCAGCATAAGTATGAGCAATAGTTTTCATTTACTGTTTATTCAAATCATAACTTATTTATTCATGCTAACGGAATTAAAAACACGTGCCATAGGTTTTGTTCAAAATCTTTCACTTTTTTAATgacaaaatatttttattaaagaaagacTAATTGGAAAACCAAATACAAATATAAAACGATTACTTTTAAAGCATGTCGCATTTAATTATCCCAACAATAAATATAAAGGAAGGAAAAGAAAACAAGTAATGTTTCCTTTTCAACTCTTAAAATCtgtcaaaagaaaatttctactTCTTCTTAAACTATACATCAAATGACAACATTACTTGTAAGAAACCTTAGAGAAATCTATAACAAAACAAATACATTCGTTCTCAAAAAGATTATTATAACAACCTTGCGACATCTTTCATCAATAATCTATTAGCATTATAAAAATCTGTAAATTCCTGAAACGATATGTACCCATCTCCATCTGTATCAAGTTTAGTCATCATACGTTGGATTTGCTCATCTGACACACAACCGAGTGTCTTCAAGTTTTTCGCGAGCTCAGCTGCCGAGACTTTTCCATCTCCGTTGTCATCAAATCGTTTAAAAATCCATTCCCGTTCTTCTAAAGTATCGTCCGCCATTATGCTTTTCTAATAATTACATTGACATTGTTGGTTTTGATTTTATGTTTTTACTTAAATATGTGTTTGATTTGTTTTGAGCGAGAAGATATTAATGATGAACCCATAAATTGGTGAACATGCATGGTTGTCCCTTAATCACGGATTGCCTCCTATTTTTTGTGATGTAAATACTAAACATAATTAGAATCAGCCATTTTCCACAACATAAACCTTATAAAGAAAATTTAGAAAGATTTAGGTGATGATTGTTTTTTTAGAGGTAAAATGTATGCAGTTTGCGGATCATATTTGTAGACATCTACAGACGAAGAAGTGGACCAAACATCTGCAGTATATAAGaaaaatattatttgtttttttaaagtCTGCATGTtttgtaaaaaaatatttaaataaattgcTTTTTTGAAACTTAAAAGACTATTTCAATCATTATTGTTTTACAATGTCCAAATTAAATGTATACAACTATCATTAtaacttttttaattttttttaatttttttttaatttttaaattttttattaatatttaaaattcaaaatatttattttatataattagaAAACACATTAATTATTATGTTTTCATGTATTCGTCGTCTAACTTATTAAATTATTGGATATTACTTTTAAAACTACTATATTTCTACACGCATTATTTTAAATAGAATTATATTTTAAGTGATATTTGAAGTAATGCTAATTGAAAAAAAAGAGTATGGTGTATGAAAGTCATGTATCCCACATCCATTCACTGAACAAAGAAAACAAGGGTGAGACTTTTATATAAAGAAGACATAACtgaatataaaattgaatagcaGTGGCCTTttgatttttataataataattaaggattgcgtcattttttttaattttatataaattacaagaACATATGGTTGAAGAGGTAAGAAGTGGGTGAATCAAATCTGTCCAAAAGAGAGGACGTGCATACCTTTTTAAATCTGTGGTCTTTTAAAAAACAAACGGTCTGCAAGTTTAAATGTTTGCGTGCCGTCTGCACAACGCATACAAAAGTGGCAAAGAAGAGATTTTgagaaaaaacaaataacatcTTAGTTATTAAACTGTCTAAACTTAAGCCTCAATTGACTATAAACCGTTAATCTAATGATGAAGTTTTATTAAGCTGAAATAAGTCATCCATTTACCACCAATATTGATTAGCTTCATTGAACAAATAACTTGGATGTTGAAAACCTTCCGTGAAAAGTTAATGACAGTATCTATATAGTATCTATATGGTTAAGGGTGGAAAAGATAGACATTCTTAATTAAAACCAATGTActctttgtatgtgtaatgaTAAGATATATGCTTCATTATCAAGATTTGGAAGAGATGAGAAGTAGTAGTGGGCTATATCGAAAGCACCCTCTCTCTCGAACAAATAATCTCATCATATATCGGGTCGAGCAACCGCATCAGCAGCGGAGTTCGGAACCTGATGAAAGTGTCAAAAACGACCTACCCAATTCCAATAAGGGATTTTGTGTTACTAATGATCAACTACAAGAATCATACATGACAGAGACACATAAATAGTACCTTCTGATACACATAATCCCCTCATTAACAGTAtaatactgtgacatccccaaaatctggaccagaaaaaaccgatttcatttatgctttttaaaataatttcagagtaaatccttttgatttaaaagtgttgcggaatttgtttccaaaacaaaacacgataaaataatatttaccaaagtatTTCATCAAgggatgcattttcattatataatcaaaactcgggatgtcatgttccgatacagaccataaagcataaacgataacattacaagtcatttaacaaatatatacatatacacacttgtaaacaaaacaacttgatgattcaaccatcttatgccctcgcgccaccacctgtaatacaaataaaactgagtgggtcagccttgggagcctggtgagcatatagggttttcaacccacaataaataaattatatttaatttcaccaaccaatccctatcccgattacccattcccgttatcctcactttacgtccctaaaataacatctatctcaagggacataatctaggattttcatcgggacgaacatcactgcgaaggggtttcctcaacaatagatatcctaaaggcaaccatgagggggatagagtacaccggtgaacacatcgttcacaacacctacaggttatgaacctgctagtcttccactggacagtctagaaagagtccgtggtcgttatccatactccgttgaataactagatcaacaacaacaacaacatcgaggcctctcatctgtttattacacaccaactatctacccatattctacccaacatattagtagataaaatatatactttcatacatagtttgaaacctgatatcattttcattcaatatatattccacataacatatgaggcatacccacgtaacacgtatttcatagaaagcaattcagatctatgagatggaagagggtgaacatacattcacacacataacaacaaattctacacataacacgtatttcgtataaaatactccttaatcatgcgttagaagaaagtaactacacactcacacatataaatacCAATATACTTAactacactcgaaccatacttgtattattatcgtgtttatgaaaggtagtatacactcacttgatcagaagacgatcggacagcactacgacttgcagaagtagtaatcctcagcagatctggaagatcttcacaaaaatcgaacttctcgcgggcagagcttcgacttgggaaccgcacttttcgggatcttcgggatctcgggacttgcctcggggctcgagaatgataccggggcttcggggtatttctggaacGCAAattgatgcaaaacgggagagagaagagagaaaatgaacaaaactctcggctgccctcgcaagccttttatagaggctgagcctcgcacgtacgcggggcgtacgcctgtacgcggggcatacaggtccgaaatcgtcactgcgttcgtcatccgaaaccacttgctgcgagtgtcgacatcttcggagtacgcggggcgtacctcggatgagtccgatgactcgtcctcggataataccggaattttcaattaaaaataaatacaaattaattaataaacttcggaaattcatatcttcttcatacgaactccgttttcgacgttctttatatccacgagaaggtgagactacgcactacaactttcgtttagactccgtcggctaattttgactttatttttattatttatttttaataggccgcgacagaaaatcttcgttataaattcataacttcttcgtttgacgtccgttctcgcctaactttttatcgcttcaataccaacaacgagaccttcgatcctcatttagaatgcttcggctaaaaaccgctcgatctcaaatcgagtatttcaggctgcataccgcaaagtcgaaacttcgataaatcataacttcctcatacgaagtcagatttgggcgttctatatatattcggaaacctcgtttcaactactacaacattatccaaagatattaagtttattttacacttaaattttgacgcttatttttattcttaattaatcaaaccacataattaagcaattaagcacaaaacacatactactcaaataatacactcttattatttcaaaacgggttacaaaggttaacctagactattacattgctaaaaatgggaagcccggaaacacaggcgttacaattctctccaccttagaatgattccgtccccggaatcacacatcaacaaacaaatgcggatagcgacccatcatgtcactctccgtctcccaggtgagattcggcccattcgtgtgtttccatcggacaagcactaacccaaccatcttgcgtcgcaatttcttagtctttcggtcaacaattgcctctggttcctcaatcaaccttttgttctcatcgattctcaactcctaaagtggaatcatgttgggaacttctcccgtgaacttcctcaaataacacacatgaaaagtgttatgaattccattcagttcttctggtagttcgagcttgtaagcttggttcccaattctctgaagaactttaaacggtccaataaaccttggactcaacttttcccttttaccaaatcttataagtcccttccacggcgagactttaagcaaaaccgaatccccaacctcaaaagtcatcggtcttcgcttcttgtcagcatagctcttttgacgatcttgagctgctaacctTCTTTCCctgattattttcaacttttcagcagtttaatgaaccaactccggtcccataaactgcttttccccatcctcaagccaacaagacggtgtacgacacttctgtccatacaaagcttggtaaggtgccatcttaatgctcgagtggaaactattattgtaggaaaattctaccgaaggtaaatgttcatcccaattacctaagaattccaaggtacatgctcttagcatatcttcaagcgtttgtatcgttctttcgctctgaccatcagtctgcggatggtaagctgtacttaaacataacttggtacccaattcctcttgtagacttttccaaaattgtgaggtgaaacggctatcacgatccgacacaatcgttaacggaacaccgtgaagcctcacaatttccttcacataagaattcgcaagcttctccatagaccatttctccttggccgctatgaaatgtgcactcttagtgaatcgatcagcgaccacccaaatcatctcgtgaccattctttgttctgggcagtttagtgacaaaatccatagcaatgtcttcccacttacccattggcacaggcaaaggttctaaactcccgtacggtttctgatgttgtgtctttactctcgcgcaagtcacacactcagccacatactttgcaacatcaagcttcatcgttggccaccagtagtagggtttcaggtccctatacattttagtgctacccggatgaatcgagtacatggtcttgtgagcttcttccatcagaagatctctgactcctccagacttaggtacccaaatccgatcttggaacaccttcagtctgtGACTGTTTACactgaacactaacgttttgcccaaacgttcctcctttcggtcatttttctcagaagcttcgctttgagctttctttatactttccacaatagtcgagacaacttcaattctcaacgctcttggccttttcctttcaagattgactttccgactgagagcatcagcaacaacattagctttaccgtggtggtaaagtatctcgcagtcgtagtccttaagtaattccagccagcgtcgttgcctcatattcaattccttctgattaaagagatattggagactcttatgatcagtgaaaagtttgcacttcgtgccatagaggtaatgcctccatatttttagagcgaaaactactgctgccaactccaaatcatgagtcgggtaattcttttcatgctctttcagctgtcgagacgcatatgctatcaccttttctctttgggtcaaaacacaacccaatccaaccccagacgcatcgctataaacggcGAAGTCtttaactccatcgggtagagaaagtatcggtgcctcgcatagtttcttctttagcttctcgaatgcttctttatgcttatcactccaagcataagtagctcccttgtgggtcaaagctgacaacggactagcgatcgaagaaaagccttggataaaccttcggtaatatccaactaatcctaaaaagcttcgaatctccgtgggacttttcggttgttcccacttcatcaccgcttcaatctttgctggatcaaccattataccttcttggttgaccacatgacccaagaattgaacttcacgaatccaaaaatcacatttggagaacttagcatacagtttctccttcttcaagacttctaacacttctcgcaagtgtcttccatgcttctcttggcttttcgagtaaatcagaatgtcgtctatgaacactatcacggatttatcaaggaaaggattacaaaccatattcattaaatccatgaatgctgctggagcattggttagtccaaacgacataaccaagaactcgtagtgtccatatctagttctgaatgcagtcttctctatatcctgctctcttactttcagctgatgatatcctgaccttaggtcgatcttcgagaaatagctcgaaccttgcaattgatcaaacaggtcatcaattcttggcaacggatatctattctttattgttgccttgttcagctctctataatcaatgcacattctcatacttccatctttcttctttacaaataacatcggagctccccagggtgatgaactaggtctaatgaagcCTTTGTCCAATAAATCCTGAAGTTGCAttattagctccttcatctccgtaggtgctaatcgataaggtgcttttgcaattggcgttgttcatggcaacaagtcaatacggaattccacttgtcgatcaggcggtaatccaggaagatcttcgggaaatacttccggataatcacacacaactggaatattctgcatcaccttcttttccttcttagcatcgatcacgaatgctaagtatgatgtacaccctttggtcaaacattttctggctttcattagggaaatgattccagaaatcattctgcgtttgtccccatacaccataaacgaatctttcccaggcaggtttactttgactattttcttcttgcataaaatttcggcatcgttggcgctaagccaatccattcccaaaacgatgtcgaaaccatttagttctataggcaataattcctcgtggaacttattcccattcagatcaattaagatgtttttcatacgatggctaacaggtacaaacttgccactagcaacttcgactaataaggcatcatctagtctaacaacaggcaaagctagctttctaccaaattcatgcgatataaaggagtagttggctccagaatcaaataaaatttgggcagacaattcgttaacgagaaagttacctgaagcgacatcagcttcatctttagcagcttccaatgtcatctggaatgctctcgcctttggctttggtggaatgttgggtctagctgcgtccttcttcttcgggcagtccctcgacatgtgtccctcctcaccacaaccatagcaaactttcttagtgagggtacattcattggcatagttccctggctttccacacttgtagcatgtgttcgccacctcacatcttccatgatgcttcttcttacatttgtcgcaccacttcgcttcacctccacttcccctcgaaccagacttcgagaacttgtttttcttgttggaccctgaagttccatcgagcttcctcttttcaccaacatctgtcctttctagacccttttccttctgctgggcctccacattcttagctgcacgaacaaccgttttcagagtagttgccatcttgactgtcggaccaaagtcggcaggcagtccattagcaaacctctctatcttggagagttccattggcactaggtacggaaacaacttcattttcttagtaaatgcagtagcatagtcgtctatgctcatcttccccttcttcaagttttggaactcattgttcagatcaatcagatctatttcTGAaaaatactgcacccttagttgctccaagaactcctcccatgacattttcagggcttctcctcgtgacATAGTATcttccaacaacttccaccaactcaagactccagtcttcagttgtctaaccgcaaagacggtcttctatttgttgctacagtcgcaactttcaaataccatctccatttcggagatccaatccattatctcaacaggctttgggcttccagaaagacttggcggcttggcgcccaagaagttcttgtacgttcgcccatccttgttgtttctcctttctggatcgttccttcgttctccttgagtcccaacttgactcataatgcgactattgttcccttcctccgattgctcgggaatcaattcaggttcctcaataggtatgataggttcatccctattatcatgcaacatttgtcacatctcctccctttgttcgactagcatagcccgaatcatggcttgcaccacagccattgttattggttctggtggtgctgctacaacaggtatttgctcaataactggcggttgattcctgttttcatccgcgtttccaacgccactccttgttctcaccatttttgatctacacaccgaataatttcaccttattactccaaacgattacatgctagttctaatatcgtatacatacgcttagaatcctaaacatataaaccttcagatccggttggcaacaaaccgtagatccgaacaaataatatcatatatggcaacatataacatttagcacataaaagaattttaggcaactttcctaaaataaactagtgctcgtgtctaaaatccaacagacacacatctcaaaattccacttagcattctaggtttaagtctagaaatcctacaaattcctagttcgcttaaactaatgctctgataccaactgtgacatccccaaaatctcgacctgaaaagaccgatttcatttatgctttttaaaatattttcagagtaaatccttttgatttaaagtgttgcggaatttgttcccaaaacaaaacacgataaaataatatttaccaaagcatttcatcaagagatgcattgtcattatataatcaaaactcgggatgtcatgttccgatacagaccataaagcataaacgataacattacaagtcatttaacaaatatatacatatacagacttgtaaacaaaacaacttgatgattcaaccatcttatgccctcgcgccactacctgtaatacaaataaaactgagtgggtcaggcttgggagcctggtgagcatatagggttttcaacccacaataaataaattatatttaatttcaccaaccaatccctatcccgattacccattcccgttatcctcactttacgtccctaaaataatatctatctcaagggacataatctaggattttcatcgggacgaacatcactacgaaggggtttcctcaacaatagatatcctaaaggcaaccatgagggggatagagtacaccggtgaacacatcgttcacaacacctacaggttatgaacctgctagtcttccactggacagtctagaaagagtccgtggtcgttatccatactccgttgaataactagatcaacaacaacaacaacatcgaggcctctcatctgtttattacacaccaactatctacccatattctacccaacatattagtagataaaatatatactttcatacatagtttgaaacctgatatcattttcattcaatatatattccacataacatatgaggcatacccacgtaacacgtatttcatagaaagcaattcagatctatgagatggaagagggtgaacatacattcacacacataacaacaaattctacacataacacgtatttcgtataaaatactccttaatcatgcgttagaagaaagtaactacacactcacacatataaatacCAATATACTTAactacactcgaaccatacttgtattattatcgtgtttatgaaaggtagtatacactcacttgatcagaagacgatcggacagcactacgacttgcagaagtagtaatcctcagcagatctggaagatcttcacaaaaatcgaacttctcgcgggcagagcttcgacttgggaaccgcacttttcgggatcttcgggatctcgggacttgcctcggggctcgagaatgataccggggcttcggggtatttctggaacGCAAattgatgcaaaacgggagagagaagagagaaaatgaacaaaactctcggctgccctcgcaagccttttatagaggctgagcctcgcacgtacgcggggcgtacaggtccgaaatcgtcactgcgttcgtcatccgaa
The genomic region above belongs to Lactuca sativa cultivar Salinas chromosome 4, Lsat_Salinas_v11, whole genome shotgun sequence and contains:
- the LOC111876852 gene encoding polcalcin Ole e 3, which encodes MADDTLEEREWIFKRFDDNGDGKVSAAELAKNLKTLGCVSDEQIQRMMTKLDTDGDGYISFQEFTDFYNANRLLMKDVARFL